From Actinoplanes oblitus, a single genomic window includes:
- the glgX gene encoding glycogen debranching protein GlgX — protein MQVWPGHRYPLGATYDGTGTNFAIFSEVAEAVELCLFDASGNERKVLLHEQDAFVWHAYLPGVEPGQRYGYRVYGPYEPHRGLRCNPHKLLLDPYARAVDSDIDWHPSLYAYDFGNQDQMSDLDSAPYMPKGVVVNPYFDWGNDRRPDIPYHHSVIYETHVKGLTQRHPEIPPDMRGSYSAIGHPAIIEHLKSLGVTAVELMPVHQFVHDNRLHDLGLRNYWGYNTLGFFAPYHGYSSTGTLGQQTQEFRGMVKALHAAGMEVILDVVYNHTAEGNHLGPTLSLKGIDNRTYYRLVDDQPQFYMDYTGTGNSLNVRSPQSLQLIMDSLRYWVTEMHVDGFRFDLASTLAREFYDVDRLSTFFEVVQQDPIVGQVKLIAEPWDVGPGGYQVGNFPPNWTEWNGKYRDTVRDFWRGEPATLAEFASRITGSADLYQDDGRKPFHSINFVTAHDGFTLNDLVSYNDKHNEANGEENRDGESHNRSWNCGIEGPTTDEKVLELRAKQRRNFLATLMLSQGVPMISHGDELGRTQQGNNNAYCQDDEISWIDWENADEQLLEFARKLTAFRHRHQVFQRRRFFTGLPVTARGGGDPLPDLEWFTPDGRPMAGDDWGNDFGRAVALFVNGEGIRERGQYGQRHVDSSFLLFFNAHDAPIEFATPPAEYGEKWEKVIETAEPSPDRPSVVEAGHRLWVPDRSLIVLDRTV, from the coding sequence ATGCAGGTCTGGCCTGGTCACCGGTACCCGTTGGGGGCGACCTACGACGGGACGGGCACCAACTTCGCGATCTTCTCCGAGGTGGCCGAGGCAGTGGAACTCTGCCTGTTCGACGCCTCCGGGAACGAGCGCAAGGTGCTGCTCCACGAGCAGGACGCCTTCGTCTGGCACGCGTACCTGCCGGGCGTCGAGCCGGGGCAGCGCTACGGCTACCGGGTCTACGGTCCGTACGAGCCGCACCGCGGGCTGCGCTGCAACCCGCACAAGCTGCTGCTCGACCCGTACGCCCGGGCCGTCGACTCGGACATCGACTGGCACCCGTCGCTGTACGCGTACGACTTCGGCAACCAGGACCAGATGTCGGACCTGGACTCGGCGCCGTACATGCCCAAGGGCGTGGTGGTGAACCCGTACTTCGACTGGGGCAACGACCGGCGGCCGGACATCCCGTACCACCACTCGGTGATCTACGAGACGCACGTGAAGGGGCTGACCCAGCGGCACCCGGAGATCCCCCCGGACATGCGGGGGTCCTACTCGGCGATCGGCCACCCGGCGATCATCGAGCACCTGAAGAGCCTCGGCGTGACGGCTGTCGAGCTGATGCCGGTGCACCAGTTCGTCCACGACAACCGGCTGCACGACCTCGGCCTGCGCAACTACTGGGGTTACAACACGCTGGGCTTCTTCGCGCCGTACCACGGGTACTCGTCGACCGGCACGCTCGGCCAGCAGACCCAGGAGTTCCGGGGGATGGTGAAGGCGCTGCACGCGGCCGGGATGGAGGTCATCCTGGACGTGGTCTACAACCACACGGCTGAGGGCAACCACCTCGGGCCGACGCTCAGCCTCAAGGGCATCGACAACCGGACGTACTACCGGCTCGTCGACGATCAGCCGCAGTTCTACATGGACTACACCGGCACCGGGAACAGCCTGAACGTGCGCTCCCCGCAGAGCCTGCAGCTGATCATGGACTCGCTCCGGTACTGGGTCACCGAGATGCACGTGGACGGCTTCCGGTTCGACCTCGCCTCGACGCTGGCCCGCGAGTTCTACGACGTGGACCGGCTCTCCACGTTCTTCGAGGTGGTGCAGCAGGACCCGATCGTCGGCCAGGTGAAGCTGATCGCCGAGCCGTGGGACGTCGGTCCCGGCGGTTACCAGGTCGGCAACTTCCCGCCCAACTGGACCGAGTGGAACGGCAAGTACCGGGACACGGTCCGCGACTTCTGGCGCGGCGAGCCGGCCACCCTGGCCGAGTTCGCCAGCCGGATCACCGGCTCCGCCGACCTCTACCAGGACGACGGGCGCAAGCCGTTCCACTCGATCAACTTCGTCACCGCGCACGACGGGTTCACGCTCAACGACCTGGTGTCCTACAACGACAAGCACAACGAGGCGAACGGCGAGGAGAACCGGGACGGCGAGAGCCACAACCGGTCCTGGAACTGCGGCATCGAGGGCCCGACCACCGACGAGAAGGTGCTGGAGCTGCGGGCCAAGCAGCGCCGCAACTTCCTGGCCACGCTGATGCTCAGCCAGGGCGTGCCGATGATCTCGCACGGTGACGAGCTGGGGCGCACCCAGCAGGGCAACAACAACGCGTACTGCCAGGACGACGAGATCAGCTGGATCGACTGGGAGAACGCCGACGAGCAACTGCTCGAGTTCGCCCGCAAGCTGACCGCGTTCCGGCACCGGCACCAGGTGTTCCAGCGCCGCCGGTTCTTCACCGGCCTGCCGGTCACCGCCCGCGGCGGCGGCGACCCGCTGCCCGACCTGGAGTGGTTCACCCCGGACGGGCGGCCGATGGCCGGTGACGACTGGGGCAACGACTTCGGCCGGGCGGTCGCCCTGTTCGTCAACGGCGAGGGCATCCGCGAGCGCGGCCAGTACGGCCAGCGCCACGTGGACAGCTCGTTCCTGCTCTTCTTCAACGCGCACGACGCGCCCATCGAGTTCGCCACGCCTCCCGCGGAGTACGGGGAGAAGTGGGAGAAGGTCATCGAAACCGCCGAGCCGTCCCCGGATCGCCCGTCGGTCGTGGAGGCCGGCCACAGGCTCTGGGTGCCGGACCGGTCCCTCATCGTGCTTGATCGGACGGTGTAA
- a CDS encoding glycogen debranching enzyme N-terminal domain-containing protein, whose translation MDPLTFGPQVCGVPAADAGAGREWLVTDGLGGWASGTVSGLRTRPEHALLTVAGPGRAPHVALAALDLTVTLPTGTKVPLYTHAWDSGALDPAGHRFLETFTLAGGLPRWRWRIGDVVIERELALRPGLAVLYRVLSAPGPVSLSVAAMCTWREAATARRADGPGLRIERVADGVVVEGAYRLAGPGWQPAGEWHLGARTGDLAEDLWLAGTFGKQAGPGESLEISAWAGDLAVRPPAPPVVLAAARERAHRLVTAAKAEGYAGTLALAADAFVVQGADGPAMVDGYPWGGRPASLAAYEGLFLDTGRADEGRELLRALVDRPADAVDFPLWLVHAVDRHVTRTGDSDLARALAVPLGRLLRQALGGDGALAVDPADGLLSLGPGPDRARVGKLVELNALWVNALAALGDLLAEGGRDDTEPRGRHALAWESFRRRFPAPEGWLHDLVEGPAAPYPLGAGTHHDDPTLRPYQLLGWSLPHAPMRGSAASTVRAAGEALLTPLGLRTLAPDEYGYDGAGPEQGLVRPWLIGPYADACAATGRPVDGLLDGLAAHLAEWGVGSIGEAAHGDAPHPALGRPFDALAVAEMLRVETRYAP comes from the coding sequence ATTGATCCTCTGACCTTCGGGCCCCAGGTGTGCGGCGTTCCCGCAGCGGACGCCGGCGCCGGCCGGGAATGGCTGGTCACCGACGGTCTCGGCGGCTGGGCCAGCGGCACCGTGAGCGGCCTGCGGACCCGCCCGGAGCACGCGCTGCTGACCGTGGCCGGACCGGGCCGGGCGCCGCACGTCGCGCTGGCCGCCCTGGACCTGACAGTGACGCTCCCCACCGGCACCAAGGTGCCGCTGTACACCCACGCGTGGGACTCCGGCGCCCTCGACCCGGCCGGCCACCGCTTCCTGGAGACGTTCACCCTCGCCGGCGGGCTGCCGCGGTGGCGGTGGCGGATCGGCGACGTGGTGATCGAACGCGAGCTGGCGCTGCGCCCCGGCCTCGCGGTGCTGTACCGGGTGCTCAGCGCGCCCGGCCCGGTGAGCCTGTCGGTCGCCGCGATGTGCACCTGGCGGGAGGCCGCCACCGCCCGCCGGGCGGACGGCCCGGGGCTGCGGATCGAGCGGGTGGCCGACGGTGTCGTCGTCGAGGGGGCGTACCGGCTGGCCGGGCCCGGCTGGCAGCCCGCCGGCGAGTGGCATCTCGGCGCCCGGACCGGCGACCTGGCCGAGGACCTGTGGCTGGCCGGGACGTTCGGCAAGCAGGCCGGCCCGGGCGAGAGCCTGGAGATCTCGGCGTGGGCCGGTGACCTGGCGGTCCGGCCGCCGGCTCCGCCGGTGGTGCTGGCCGCGGCGCGCGAGCGGGCTCATCGCCTGGTCACCGCGGCCAAGGCGGAGGGGTACGCCGGAACGCTCGCGCTCGCCGCCGACGCGTTCGTCGTGCAGGGCGCCGACGGGCCGGCCATGGTCGACGGCTACCCGTGGGGCGGACGGCCGGCGTCGCTCGCCGCCTACGAGGGGCTCTTCCTGGACACCGGGCGGGCCGACGAGGGCCGGGAGCTGCTGCGCGCCCTGGTGGACCGGCCGGCCGACGCCGTGGACTTCCCGCTCTGGCTGGTGCACGCGGTGGACCGGCACGTCACCCGGACCGGCGACAGCGACCTGGCCCGGGCACTCGCCGTGCCGCTCGGCCGGCTGCTGCGCCAGGCCCTCGGCGGGGACGGCGCGCTCGCCGTGGACCCGGCCGACGGGCTGCTCAGCCTCGGCCCCGGCCCGGACCGGGCGCGGGTCGGCAAGCTGGTGGAACTCAACGCGCTCTGGGTGAACGCGCTCGCCGCGCTCGGCGACCTGCTGGCCGAGGGCGGCCGGGACGACACCGAGCCGCGCGGCCGGCACGCGCTGGCCTGGGAGTCGTTCCGGCGACGGTTCCCGGCTCCGGAGGGGTGGCTGCACGACCTGGTCGAGGGCCCGGCGGCGCCGTACCCGCTCGGGGCGGGGACCCACCACGACGATCCGACGCTGCGGCCGTACCAGCTGCTCGGCTGGTCACTGCCGCACGCGCCGATGCGGGGCAGCGCCGCGAGCACGGTCCGGGCCGCCGGGGAGGCCCTGCTCACCCCGCTCGGCCTGCGCACCCTGGCCCCCGACGAGTACGGCTACGACGGCGCCGGCCCCGAGCAGGGACTGGTCCGCCCATGGCTGATCGGGCCGTACGCGGACGCCTGCGCGGCCACCGGGCGCCCGGTCGACGGGCTGCTCGACGGGCTCGCCGCGCACCTCGCCGAATGGGGCGTCGGGTCGATCGGCGAGGCAGCCCACGGCGACGCCCCGCACCCCGCGCTGGGCCGCCCGTTCGACGCCCTGGCCGTCGCCGAGATGCTGCGAGTGGAAACGAGGTACGCGCCGTGA
- a CDS encoding glycosyltransferase family 4 protein, with translation MLSWEYPPLLVGGLGRHVHALAGALAAAGHEVTVVTRQAPGAPRVEHLEGVRVIRAAEDPPAFEVTGGDLLGWALAFNHALTRAALRAVRGHRYDLVHAHDWLVAHTAVTLRDHLDVPLVATIHATESGRHQGWLPGAHNRTIDDIERWLCAEAHRVIVCSEYMRAEVIRLFGVPAERTEVVHNGVDALRWRARPRAVAAARERYAGDDGPLVSLAGRLVYEKGVQHLLAAAPRLRERFPGLRLVVAGDGPYRKDLERRAGPAVSFAGFLTGHDLTALMAASDCYVVPSIYEPFGMVALEAAAAGTPVAVSSTGGLAEIVEHGVTGVCFPPGDPDALALAVGGVLADRDYARALASRARQRVVDDFNWPAIAARTAAVYDSTRPPAPELPELLLTRRPGVPMAVGVG, from the coding sequence ATGCTCTCCTGGGAATACCCGCCGCTGCTGGTCGGCGGGCTGGGACGGCACGTGCACGCGCTGGCCGGCGCCCTCGCCGCCGCCGGGCACGAGGTGACGGTGGTGACCCGCCAGGCGCCCGGCGCGCCGCGCGTGGAACACCTCGAAGGCGTCCGGGTGATCCGGGCCGCCGAGGACCCGCCGGCCTTCGAGGTGACCGGCGGTGATCTGCTCGGCTGGGCGCTGGCCTTCAACCACGCGCTCACCCGGGCCGCCCTGCGCGCCGTCCGCGGCCACCGGTACGACCTGGTCCACGCGCACGACTGGCTGGTCGCGCACACCGCCGTCACGCTCCGGGACCACCTGGACGTGCCGCTGGTCGCGACGATCCACGCCACCGAGTCCGGGCGGCACCAGGGCTGGCTGCCCGGCGCGCACAACCGGACCATCGACGACATCGAACGCTGGCTGTGCGCCGAGGCGCACCGGGTGATCGTCTGCTCGGAGTACATGCGCGCCGAGGTGATCCGGCTCTTCGGGGTGCCCGCCGAGCGCACCGAGGTGGTGCACAACGGGGTGGACGCGCTGCGCTGGCGGGCCCGGCCACGGGCGGTCGCGGCGGCCCGGGAGCGGTACGCCGGCGACGACGGGCCGCTGGTCAGCCTGGCCGGGCGGCTGGTTTACGAGAAGGGCGTGCAGCACCTGCTCGCGGCGGCGCCCCGGCTGCGCGAACGGTTCCCGGGACTGCGGCTGGTGGTGGCCGGGGACGGTCCGTACCGCAAGGATCTGGAACGCCGCGCCGGGCCGGCCGTGAGCTTCGCCGGGTTCCTGACCGGGCACGATCTGACCGCCCTGATGGCGGCCTCGGACTGTTACGTGGTGCCGAGCATCTACGAGCCGTTCGGGATGGTCGCGCTGGAGGCGGCAGCGGCCGGCACGCCGGTGGCGGTGTCGTCGACCGGCGGGCTGGCCGAGATCGTCGAGCACGGGGTGACCGGCGTGTGCTTCCCGCCCGGCGACCCGGACGCCCTGGCTCTCGCGGTGGGCGGGGTGCTGGCGGATCGGGACTACGCCCGGGCGCTGGCGTCACGGGCCCGGCAGCGGGTGGTCGACGACTTCAACTGGCCGGCGATCGCCGCCCGCACCGCGGCGGTCTACGACAGCACCCGGCCGCCGGCGCCGGAGCTGCCGGAACTGCTGCTCACCAGGCGCCCCGGGGTACCGATGGCGGTCGGCGTCGGGTAG
- a CDS encoding ketopantoate reductase family protein: MRILVVGAGATGGYFGGRLAQAGRDVTFLVREGRAARLAERGLRITAPSGETRLTPHTITTVDGTYDLVLVAVKSYALDAVIAALGPAVGDRTVLVPLLNGMRHLDALTGAFGAGHVWGGLCMIHGTLDEHGDVVQMSGLHRLVFGPLDGGADDRLDEVTAALGDAGFDSRASRHIRAEMWEKWVLLATIGAATTLLRGSIGAINAAPGGPEFNRAVTAESVSVATAAGFPPRPQFLSVLADTMASAEPTTSSMYRDLVAGQPVEADAIVGDLVAEAARHGVPVPLLSAAYAGLSIYQSGRGD, encoded by the coding sequence ATGAGGATCCTGGTGGTCGGCGCCGGCGCCACCGGCGGCTATTTCGGGGGCCGGCTGGCGCAGGCCGGGCGGGACGTGACGTTCCTGGTCCGCGAGGGCCGGGCCGCCCGGCTCGCGGAGCGCGGTCTCCGGATCACCGCACCGTCCGGCGAGACGCGGCTGACGCCACACACGATCACCACCGTCGACGGTACGTACGATCTGGTCCTCGTCGCGGTCAAGAGCTACGCGCTGGACGCCGTGATCGCCGCGCTGGGTCCCGCCGTCGGGGACCGGACGGTGCTCGTCCCGCTCCTCAACGGCATGCGCCACCTGGACGCGCTGACCGGCGCGTTCGGCGCCGGGCACGTCTGGGGTGGGCTCTGCATGATCCATGGCACGCTGGACGAGCACGGCGACGTGGTCCAGATGTCCGGCCTGCACCGCCTGGTCTTCGGCCCGCTCGACGGCGGTGCCGACGACCGCCTGGACGAGGTCACCGCGGCTCTCGGCGACGCCGGTTTCGACTCCCGGGCATCTCGGCACATCCGGGCCGAGATGTGGGAGAAATGGGTGCTGCTGGCCACCATCGGCGCGGCCACCACACTGCTGCGCGGCTCGATCGGCGCGATCAACGCGGCCCCCGGCGGCCCGGAGTTCAACCGCGCGGTCACCGCCGAGTCGGTATCGGTGGCCACCGCCGCCGGCTTCCCGCCCCGTCCGCAGTTCCTGAGCGTGCTGGCGGACACCATGGCCAGCGCCGAGCCCACCACCTCGTCGATGTACCGCGACCTGGTCGCCGGGCAGCCGGTCGAGGCCGACGCCATCGTGGGCGACCTGGTCGCCGAGGCGGCCCGGCACGGCGTGCCGGTCCCGCTACTGTCCGCGGCGTACGCCGGCCTGTCGATCTACCAGAGCGGCCGCGGGGACTGA
- a CDS encoding UBP-type zinc finger domain-containing protein — translation MICQHLKETGDPAPRSAYADGCPQCVAGGFDDWVHLRVCLTCGLVACCDSSPRRHMSAHHAESGHPVMRSFEPGETWRWCFDDEQLG, via the coding sequence GTGATCTGCCAGCATCTCAAGGAAACCGGCGACCCGGCGCCCCGGAGCGCCTACGCCGACGGCTGCCCGCAGTGCGTGGCCGGCGGCTTCGACGACTGGGTCCACCTGCGCGTCTGCCTCACCTGCGGCCTGGTCGCCTGCTGCGACTCGTCCCCGCGCCGGCACATGTCCGCACACCACGCCGAGTCCGGCCACCCGGTGATGCGCTCGTTCGAGCCGGGCGAGACCTGGCGCTGGTGCTTCGACGACGAGCAGCTCGGATGA
- a CDS encoding Na+/H+ antiporter: MESIVETVVFVAIAVVGAALARRLGFVAPLVLLVAGLGLSYVPGFPAAHLEPELVLIGILPPLLYVAALQTSVPAFRHALRPILLLAVGLVLLTAFAVGFVVHWMVPQAPLAACVALGAIVAPPDAVSATAIARRVGLPRRVVTILEGESLLNDATALVLVRVSVGALAGAAVGFWEIAGEVALKAGGGLVLGMIAAVGAAKLHRWIEDPLLDDAVSLLTPFVVVIVAEELRTSSVVAVVVAGLYLGHRMPYLLSATSRLQMDAVWRLTTFLLEGVVFLLVGLQLRMVVTSIETGLVTTVSVTAAVFGTLVLVRFLWMYPATYLARLLPRVRAREERPPVAAATVIAWAGMRGVVTLAAAQTLTPPSAEAGVPAYPRDLFIFIAFAIIVLTLLTQGTTLPALARRLGVREDTSAQDALAEAGVQHAASRAALQALEEHADGAPGSVVDRLRGLVESRSNNAWERLGSQRQETPSAAYGRLRREMIRAERHVFKIARNEGRIPEEVLVRAQRELDLEESQLHRSDE, encoded by the coding sequence ATGGAGAGCATCGTCGAAACGGTCGTGTTCGTGGCGATCGCGGTCGTCGGCGCGGCCCTCGCCCGCAGGCTCGGCTTCGTGGCCCCGTTGGTGCTGCTGGTCGCCGGCCTCGGGTTGTCCTACGTCCCGGGGTTCCCGGCGGCGCACCTGGAGCCGGAGCTGGTGCTGATCGGCATCCTGCCGCCGCTGCTCTACGTGGCGGCCCTGCAGACCTCGGTGCCCGCGTTCCGCCACGCCCTGCGACCGATCCTGCTGCTCGCGGTGGGTCTGGTGCTGCTCACCGCGTTCGCCGTCGGGTTCGTCGTGCACTGGATGGTCCCGCAGGCGCCGCTGGCCGCCTGCGTCGCCCTCGGGGCCATCGTCGCCCCACCGGACGCGGTCTCGGCCACCGCCATCGCCCGCCGGGTCGGCCTGCCCCGCCGGGTGGTCACCATCCTGGAGGGCGAGAGCCTGCTCAACGACGCGACGGCGCTGGTGCTGGTCCGGGTGTCGGTGGGCGCGCTGGCCGGCGCCGCCGTCGGGTTCTGGGAGATCGCCGGCGAGGTCGCGCTGAAAGCCGGTGGCGGCCTGGTCCTCGGCATGATCGCCGCGGTCGGCGCCGCCAAGCTGCACAGGTGGATCGAGGATCCGCTGCTGGACGACGCGGTGTCGCTGCTCACCCCGTTCGTCGTGGTGATCGTCGCCGAGGAGCTGCGCACCAGCAGCGTGGTGGCGGTGGTGGTGGCCGGGCTCTACCTCGGGCACCGGATGCCCTACCTGCTCTCGGCCACCTCCCGGCTGCAGATGGACGCGGTCTGGCGGCTCACCACGTTCCTCCTGGAGGGCGTGGTGTTCCTGCTGGTCGGCCTCCAGCTGCGGATGGTGGTGACCAGCATCGAGACCGGCCTGGTCACCACGGTCTCGGTGACCGCCGCGGTGTTCGGCACCCTGGTGCTGGTCCGCTTCCTGTGGATGTACCCGGCCACCTACCTGGCCCGGCTGCTGCCGCGGGTCCGGGCCCGGGAGGAGCGGCCGCCGGTCGCCGCGGCCACCGTGATCGCCTGGGCCGGGATGCGCGGGGTGGTCACCCTGGCCGCCGCGCAGACCCTGACGCCGCCCAGCGCCGAGGCCGGGGTGCCCGCCTACCCGCGTGACCTGTTCATCTTCATCGCTTTCGCGATCATCGTGCTGACCCTGCTGACCCAGGGCACCACGCTGCCGGCCCTGGCCAGGCGGCTCGGGGTGCGCGAGGACACCAGCGCCCAGGACGCGCTCGCCGAGGCCGGGGTGCAGCACGCCGCCAGCCGGGCCGCCCTGCAGGCGCTGGAGGAGCACGCCGACGGGGCGCCCGGCTCGGTGGTCGACCGGCTGCGCGGTCTGGTGGAGAGCCGGTCCAACAACGCCTGGGAGCGTTTGGGCAGCCAGCGGCAGGAGACCCCCTCGGCTGCGTACGGCCGGCTGCGGCGCGAGATGATCAGAGCCGAGCGGCACGTCTTCAAGATCGCCCGGAACGAGGGCCGGATCCCGGAGGAGGTGCTGGTCCGCGCCCAGCGCGAGCTCGACCTGGAAGAGTCCCAGCTGCACCGGAGTGACGAGTGA
- a CDS encoding fibronectin type III domain-containing protein, whose product MLGIRKAAAVVLPMLAAPLLLAACATTGAVQAEPSPSATSPWLWMTAGSVAPSPATSFTPRARPAAATLSPTVAPPAGPTPSRSPSCGTAGFKGGAVDGMTVTPGSTSAVVTWFNPGGDDLVDYRITAVSQHLVVGAQPETPGWTTVTPSGCGWMTATVTGLTPGTPYVFSADLVRSRKGMDGTWTRTVARSGVVSTT is encoded by the coding sequence GTGCTGGGGATTCGCAAAGCTGCCGCCGTCGTCCTGCCCATGCTCGCCGCGCCGCTGCTGCTGGCGGCCTGCGCCACCACCGGAGCCGTGCAGGCCGAGCCGAGCCCGTCCGCGACCAGCCCGTGGCTGTGGATGACGGCCGGTAGCGTCGCGCCGTCGCCGGCCACGAGCTTCACGCCGCGGGCCCGGCCGGCCGCCGCCACGCTGTCGCCGACCGTCGCGCCCCCGGCCGGCCCGACGCCGAGCCGCAGCCCGTCCTGCGGGACCGCCGGGTTCAAGGGCGGCGCCGTCGACGGCATGACCGTCACCCCGGGCAGCACCAGCGCCGTGGTCACCTGGTTCAACCCGGGCGGCGACGACCTGGTCGACTATCGGATCACCGCGGTCAGTCAGCATCTGGTGGTGGGCGCGCAGCCGGAGACGCCGGGCTGGACGACCGTCACCCCGAGCGGCTGCGGCTGGATGACCGCCACGGTCACCGGACTGACCCCCGGGACGCCGTACGTCTTCTCGGCCGATCTGGTCCGCAGCCGCAAGGGGATGGACGGCACCTGGACCCGTACCGTGGCTCGGTCCGGGGTGGTGAGCACCACCTGA
- a CDS encoding EcsC family protein: MSQYPVPVPALDDAATPPGTLWSRMRADPQYAPEHLALEAVRRLGPEAAGWAARARADHPDLTPDELATLAVKNFTALARLSGALSGVAGLPGAVLDVGVLAWTQARMVLHVAAAYGADPAAPERATDLLVLQRVHRVAETARTALGVAAGRERASRIFTGAAGGPLGGALVKLGVKLAQMAGVRAARKVFAKLVPGAGVVLGTWVNSAATKDLARRAREHYRNG; this comes from the coding sequence TTGAGTCAGTACCCCGTACCGGTCCCCGCCCTCGACGACGCCGCCACCCCGCCCGGCACCCTCTGGTCCCGGATGCGCGCCGACCCCCAGTACGCCCCGGAGCACCTCGCCCTGGAAGCCGTCCGCCGCCTCGGCCCGGAGGCCGCCGGGTGGGCCGCCCGGGCCCGCGCCGACCACCCCGACCTCACCCCGGACGAGCTGGCCACCCTGGCCGTCAAGAACTTCACCGCCCTGGCCCGCCTCTCCGGCGCCCTCTCCGGGGTCGCCGGCCTGCCCGGCGCGGTCCTTGACGTCGGCGTGCTGGCCTGGACCCAGGCCCGGATGGTGCTGCACGTCGCCGCCGCCTACGGCGCCGACCCGGCCGCCCCGGAACGCGCCACCGACCTGCTCGTGCTGCAGCGGGTGCACCGGGTCGCCGAGACCGCCCGGACCGCGCTCGGCGTGGCGGCCGGCCGCGAACGCGCCAGCCGGATCTTCACCGGCGCGGCGGGGGGCCCGCTGGGCGGCGCGCTGGTCAAGCTCGGCGTCAAGCTGGCCCAGATGGCCGGGGTGCGTGCCGCCCGCAAGGTGTTCGCCAAGCTGGTCCCGGGTGCCGGCGTGGTGCTCGGCACCTGGGTCAACTCGGCCGCCACCAAGGATCTCGCCAGGCGTGCCCGGGAGCACTACCGGAACGGCTAA
- a CDS encoding proteasome assembly chaperone family protein: MLDPHGLYEVAGELPVLDGPVLIQALTGFVDAGSAIQLAREHLLADLESEVVATFDLDQLLDYRSRRPPMIFVADHFESYEDPVLALHLVRDQLGTPFLLLAGPEPDLQWERFIAAVTGLIERLGVKATIGLNAIPMAVPHTRPVSLTAHATDRSLLGDHESWLQRVQVPASVGNLLEFRLGQNGHAALGYAAHVPHYLAQTAYPAAAELLLDSVSGNTGLALPTGKLRESAKLVREEVDKQIAEDEQAARLVTSLEAQYDAFLRGRQNNLLVDTDTPLPTAEELGAELERFLAEQTRDEG, translated from the coding sequence GTGCTCGACCCACACGGGCTCTACGAGGTGGCCGGGGAACTGCCGGTCCTGGACGGCCCGGTGCTCATCCAGGCACTCACCGGGTTCGTCGACGCAGGCAGCGCGATCCAGCTCGCCCGGGAGCACCTCCTGGCGGACCTGGAGAGCGAGGTCGTGGCGACCTTCGACCTGGACCAGCTCCTCGACTACCGGTCCCGCCGGCCTCCGATGATCTTCGTGGCCGACCACTTCGAGAGCTACGAGGACCCGGTCCTCGCCCTGCACCTGGTGCGCGACCAGCTCGGCACGCCGTTCCTGCTGCTCGCCGGCCCGGAACCGGACCTGCAGTGGGAGCGGTTCATCGCGGCGGTGACCGGGCTCATCGAGCGGCTCGGGGTCAAGGCCACGATCGGGCTGAACGCGATCCCGATGGCCGTGCCGCACACCCGGCCGGTCAGCCTCACCGCGCACGCCACCGACCGCAGCCTGCTCGGCGACCACGAGTCCTGGCTGCAGCGGGTGCAGGTGCCGGCCAGCGTCGGCAACCTGCTGGAGTTCCGGCTCGGGCAGAACGGGCACGCCGCGCTCGGGTACGCCGCGCACGTCCCGCACTACCTGGCCCAGACCGCCTACCCGGCCGCCGCCGAGCTGCTGCTCGACTCGGTCTCCGGCAACACCGGGCTGGCGCTGCCGACCGGCAAGCTGCGCGAGTCGGCGAAACTGGTCCGCGAAGAGGTGGACAAGCAGATCGCCGAGGACGAGCAGGCGGCCCGGCTGGTCACCTCCCTGGAGGCGCAGTACGACGCGTTCCTCCGCGGCCGGCAGAACAACCTGCTGGTGGACACGGACACGCCGCTGCCCACCGCCGAGGAGCTCGGCGCGGAGCTGGAGCGCTTCCTCGCCGAGCAGACCCGGGACGAGGGCTAG